The Aminiphilus circumscriptus DSM 16581 genome contains a region encoding:
- a CDS encoding anaerobic ribonucleoside-triphosphate reductase activating protein has translation MRIGGCLPASFLDWKGRVAAVLFTLGCPFRCPYCHNPDLVLERMEPIPVEDVFARLSERRTFLDGIVLSGGEPTMQSELPGFLRELRIATGLPVRLDTNGSTPEILEELLAEELLAGVAMDVKAPWEKYSRVCGVSVDVAAVIRSWKLLRRSALDVVFRTTFVPALLSLEDLVEVRNQLKNDPRWIVQRFRRTEILDANLSLLPEPSPECLREALPGVGIRE, from the coding sequence GTGCGGATCGGAGGATGTCTTCCCGCCTCGTTCCTCGACTGGAAAGGACGGGTGGCGGCCGTCCTCTTCACTCTGGGGTGTCCGTTCCGCTGCCCCTATTGCCACAATCCGGATCTCGTACTGGAAAGGATGGAGCCGATTCCTGTGGAGGATGTCTTCGCCCGCCTTTCCGAGCGACGCACCTTTCTCGACGGCATCGTTCTTTCCGGCGGGGAGCCCACGATGCAGTCCGAACTTCCCGGTTTTCTCCGGGAACTGCGGATTGCAACGGGACTTCCCGTCCGCCTCGACACAAACGGATCGACCCCGGAGATTCTGGAGGAACTCCTCGCGGAGGAACTTCTCGCGGGAGTCGCCATGGACGTGAAAGCTCCCTGGGAAAAATATTCCCGTGTGTGCGGAGTCTCCGTGGATGTGGCGGCGGTGATCCGCTCCTGGAAATTGCTACGACGGTCTGCTCTCGACGTTGTGTTTCGGACGACCTTCGTTCCGGCGCTTCTTTCTCTGGAGGATCTGGTGGAGGTCCGAAACCAGCTGAAGAATGATCCGCGCTGGATTGTGCAGCGTTTCCGGAGGACGGAAATTCTCGACGCGAACCTTTCCCTTTTGCCGGAACCGTCTCCGGAGTGCCTTCGGGAAGCCCTTCCCGGCGTCGGCATCCGTGAATGA